GGGCGCATCCTGGGGCGGCAGCCTGGTCCGGCCCGAGGCCACGGGTTACGGTGCGGTCTATTTCGCGGGCGAGATGCTCGCGGCCCAAGGGAAGACGCTGGAGGGAACACGCAGTCTGGTTTCCGGATCGGGCAACGTGGCCCAGTACACCATGGAAAAGTTGTTGCAGCTGGGTAGCTCCCCGATCACGTTTTCGGATTCGTCGGGCTACATCTACGACGAAGCCGGAGTCACGCCCGAGAAGCTCGCCTTTATCAAGCACCTCAAGAATGTGCGCCGGGGTCGGGTGCGTGAGTACGTGGATGCGTATCCCGAGGCCGTCTTCACTCCGGCGGACTATGGGCTTGGGTACAATCCGCTCTGGGCGCACAAGGCCGAATGCGCATTCCCATGCGCGACACAGAACGAAATAGGCAGGCTCGATGCGGAAAACATGGTGGCGGGTGGCGTACGGGTCGTGACCGAGGGCGCGAACATGCCGACCTCGCACGAGGGCGTGCATATCTTCCTGGACAATGGCGTGCTCTTTGGCCCCGGCAAGGCCGCCAACGCTGGCGGGGTCTCGGTCTCGGGCCTGGAGATGACCCAGAACAGCATGCGCCTGAGCTGGACCCGGCAGGAAGTGGACGACAGGCTGAAGCTGATCATGAAGACCATCCACAAGGTCTGCATGGACACCGCGGCGGTCTACGGCAAACCCCTCAATTATGTCGTGGGTGCCAATATCGCCGGATTCGTGAAAGTGGCCGACGCCATGCTGGATCAGGGTGTGGTCTGATGTAGGCGGAAAATTGCTTGATTTGTTCGTTGCGGCTGATCCTCTAAAGAGGGTCAGCCGTTTGTTTCTCAGGTATGGTTTCAAGGTGGATTTTGTGGAGAAGTTCGTTTGTTGCGTTGCCTCTGTACGTGCCGGTTATAGGAGCGGTCAGCTCCGGTTCGGAGGCGGCGCAGAGGGCAAGATGGCCTCCGACGACCGTAAGTCCGAGAGTGGGATCGTAGCCGCGCCAGCCCGCTCCGGGGAGATAGACTTCCGGATACGCGTGCAGGTCGCGCTCGGTTTGACCGGGGTCGCCGATCTGGTAGCCGGAGACGTACCGGGCGGGGATCCCCGCCCCCCGGCAGACCTCCATGAAGACGAGGCTGACATCGCGGCAAGCGCCGCGGCCATGCAGCAGCGTGGTCTCCGTGGTAAAGATGCCTGGTTCGAGTCGGGGGATGATTGTAATGTTCTGATAGATCCAGGCATTGAGGCGGTTCAAGAATTGGATGCTGTCGCCACCTGCCTCGGCCATGAATTTCCTGGCAAGGCCGCGCGTTGAAGGGCTGCCGGACCCAAGAGACGGCAGCAGGGCTTCGCGTTCAAGGGCGGGTAGATCAAGAGGGAGTGTGAATGCGCACGGGTGCAGCAGATAGTCGAAGGGGTTGTCGCGCAGAGTTCGAGCCGTGAATTCCGTACGGATCAGCAGTTCCTCCCACATGCCCTCAAACCACAGCCAGTGGGCGGCGTTGCCGCACGCATCAAGGATTTCGCACTGGCCAGCCGGATCGGGGCTGACCTTGAGGCTGAAATCTTCAAGCATCTGCCCGGCATCTTGCCGGGGCTTGAGCCGGATCAGATGCGGCTCAAGGAAGACGGGCCCGCTGAAGCGATAACTGGTTTCGTGCTCCACCCGGATGCGCATCGCTCAATCCTCGGTTTTGGAGTGCAGCTTGCGGCTGCTGGGGGAAAGGCTGGCCGCGATGGCATCGATCCATTCCGAAGGCAGCGCGTGGACGCCCGCGCGCAGGCGCTCCTGCCACCAGGTGGAGATGTGCGCCAGATCATTCTGCTCGAAGCGGTGTTCGATGAGCGAAAAGGATCCCTTGGAATAGACCACTACATCAAGGGGGAAATCCACGTCGGCGGCGCTGATGCGAGTCGAATCGAAAGCCAGACAGCCGACCTTGAGGGCAAAATGGATGGAGTCCGCGTGCTTGAGGGTGCGATCAAGGACCGGCTTGCCGTACCCGGTTTCTCCAATGATATGGTAGGGCGTGCCGGAGGTGATCTCCACCCAGTTGCCCTGTGGGTAGATCAGGAACAGCTTGTGCGTGGCGTCGGCCGAGAACTGTCCGCCCATGATGGTGTGGATGTTGAACTGCAGCCCCGAGGCGTCGAGATATTCCTTGTCTTCCTTGGCCACGCGCCGGACGAGGTCGGCAAAGAGGTTTACGGCCTTGTAGAGCTTGTCCGGAGGCGGCCCGGATTCCAGCGCCTCCTCGAAGTAGGTGGCCACCTTGTCACGCAGGGAGCGCAGGCCGGAGGTCATGAAGAAGACCGCTCCGCTCTGGGTTTCATAAGTGCTCAGTTTCTGCGCCGTGGTCATTTCATTGCCTGCAGTGATGCGGGTGTCCGCCAGACCGACCAGCCCGTCTTCCACCGTTATGCCGAGACAAAAGGTCATTGTTCCATCCTTGTTTCCGGTCCATGCGCCGCGTAACCGAAAAATTCGATCCCCAGGCGGGCGTCGACCGCATTCATGCGGGTTTGCAAACGGTCCGTGAAACGATGCAGACCCTGCGCGAAAACGTCTTCAATGGTCAAGTAGGAAAGGTCCGCGCAGAGTTGGCCCAAAAGGCGTTCGCTCTCGCATGTGAAAAAATTCAGCCTTGTTCCCGTGATGGCGTGCAGGGAGGCTTGGGCATGCGTGAGTCCGTAAAGTATGGATCGTGAAAAATGATGATCGAAAAGAAGAAAGTCCGCCACCTTTTCGGGTGAGATGCGTCCCCGGCAGCGCCGGAAGGCGTTGAAGGCGCTGGTGGCGCGAAGCAGTGCCATCCAGTGGATGGAGTCGCCCTGTTGCTGCGTGCCGCCTGGGCCTTCCAGGAGATGGTGGAAGCTGACATCCAGGATGCGGGATGTCTTGTCACAGCGTTCCAAGAGGCGTCCGAGCCGTGCGAAATGCCAGGCTTCGTCCTCGATCATGGCATCCGCCGCGATTCCGCCGAGGATGAAATCCCGCATCTTGATCTCCTGGCAGAACGTAAACGGGTTCTCGACCACCTGCAGGGGGCGGGTCGAGGCGTCATGAACGAGATGGTAGAATATATTGATATAGTTCCACATCTCGTACGGGATGACCTCTCGGATGGCGCGGGCGTTCTCCCGGGCCGCCCAGAGGCAGGACGCGATGGAGTTGGGGTAGTCGCGGTCGAAGCTCAGAAAAGTAATGACCGAGGCTGCGTCGTAATAACCGTATCGTTCCTGAAAAATCGACTGGTCTCCGCTGGCTTCGATGAGGGATTTCCATTCACCGCTCTCGGATTCCTGCAAGTCAAGGGTCAGATGCCAGTTGACTTCGACCACGCGGGCCAGGTTCCCGGCCCGCTCCAGATATCTGCTCATCCAGTAGATGGCGCTTGCAACGCGTGAAAGCATGGGCGTGTCCTTGGAGTTAGTGTTTGAGGACCCAGGTGTCCTTGCTGCCGCCGCCCTGGGAGGAGTTGACCACCAGCGAGCCTTTCTTGAGGGCCACCCTGGTCAGGCCGCCGGGGATGACCTGCACGTCTCCGCCATGAAGGATGTAGGGCCGCAAATCCACGTGCCGGCCCTCGAAATGATCGCCGACGATGACCGGGGCTCGGGAGAGCATGAGTGCGGGCTGGGCGATGTAGTTGCGCGGCCTGGCTTTGATGCGTCCTGCAAAATCCTCGCGTTCGGCCTTGGTAGAGGCCGGACCGACCAGCATGCCGTAACCGCCGGATTCGTTCGCCGCCTTGACGACCATGGTCTCAAGATTGTCCAGCACAAAGGCCCGGTCTTCCTTGCGCCAGCAAAGATAGGTGGGGACGTTGGGGATGAACGCTTCTTCTCCCAGGTAGTAGCGGATGATTTCCGGCACATAGGCATAGACAACCTTGTCGTCGGCCACGCCCGTGCCCGGCGCGTTTGCGAGGCAGACATTGCCCGCGCGGAAGGCGCCCATGATGCCCGGCACGCCCAGCAGCGACTCCGGTCTGAAGACCAGCGGGTCGAGGTAATCGTCGTTCAGGCGGCGATAGATGACATCCACCTTCTTGAGCCCTTTGGTCGTGCGCATGTAGACGAAATTGTTCTCGACAACCAAGTCCTGATTCTGGACCAGTTCGATGCCTGTCTGCAGCGCGAGGAAGGAATGCTCGAAATAGGCGGAGTTGTAGATCCCGGGGGTGAGCAGGACCACGCAGGGCTGCGAGTCGCTCCTGGGGGCCATGCGCAGCAGGAGATTGAGGAGTTTGGCCGGATAGTCGTCCACGGGGCGAACCCGCGAGGCCGCAAAAACTTCGGGCAGGGTCCGCTTCATGAGACTTCGGTTGGCCAGCACGTAGGACACCCCGGACGGGCAGCGCAGGTTGTCCTCAAGAACGAAGAAGGTTCCGGTTTCGTCGCGCACCAAGTCCGTGCCCGTGACGTGGCACCAGATTCCGTGAGGTGGATTTATGCCCATGCAGGCCGGGAGAAAGCCCTCGGCCGTCTCGATGATTTCGCGCGGGATGACCCCGTCTTTTATGATCTTCTGGTTGTGGTAGATGTCGTCCAGAAAAAGATTCAGGGCGAAAATGCGCTGCTTGAGGCCTATCTCGACATTATCCCAGTCATTGGCTTCAATGACACGAGGCACCACGTCGAAGGGGAATATCTTTTCCGTGCCCTGCTCGTGTCCATAGACCGTGAACGTGATGCCGAGATCGTAGAGAGCCTGCTCGGCCTGTTGCTGTCGCCTGAACAGTTCTCCTTCGGGCAGCGACTCGATTTTGTCGACCAGAAGCTTCGTGCCGTCGCGGGGAACGCCGGGGGCTGAGAACATTTCGTCATGAAAAGGCCCAAGATCATAGCCGGTGAATTTCATAAGCAGCCTCCGGTTTTGACATCATTGTAAAATTTATGTGGTCCCGCGCCAAGAGTTTAAACAAATACGTGCCTGAAAACAAAAATTCTCACGTGATGTCTCTCCGTATTTCAGGCCTCCGTCGCGTTGCCTAAGGGCGGGGTAATTGCATAGACTCAAAGTCCCATCGCACAGTTTTCACCGGAGACAGACATGTCCCTCACGCCGTCCTTGCAACTTGTGGCCCAGGATTCGGAATTCAGAAAATTCCATGATCTCATGGCCAGGAAAGTCCAGAATATTCTGCTTGTGTCCACGGCCTACGACGCCTGGGTCATGGAGGAGGATTGCAAGCTCTCCGAGCGCATCGTGTCCGAGTATCAGGGATTGAACCTGAGTCGGCCGCCGCGCCTGACCTGGGCCTCAGGCGCCGAGGAGGCCTTGGCCATCCTGCGGCAGAGCCCGTTCGAGCTGGTCATTCTCATGCCGCAGCTGGCCGAGCGCGAGGCCTTGATCCTGGGGCAGAAGATCAAGGAACTCGGGCTTGGCATCCCGGTCTATCTCCTGACGCATCGCGAGGTCTTTCTGCCCGGTGAGAGCCCGGCCGAGGGCATAGATCGCCAGTTTGTGTGGACCGGCAACGCCGATCTTCTGGTCGCCCTGGTCAAGAACACCGAGGACGCCATGAACGTGGACTTCGACACGGTCAGCGTCGGCATCCGGGTCATCATCGTGGTCGAGGATTCTCCCCGCTATCAGTCCTGTCTGTTGCCCATTCTGTACCGCGAGCTGGTCGTCCAGACCCAGGACGTCATCCGCGAAGGACTCAACCAGGAACACCGTCTGCTGACCATGCGCTGCCGACCCAAGATTCTCCTGGCCGACAACTACGAGGATGCGCTGGCCCTGTTCCAAAAATTCGAGCCGTATGTGCTGGGAGTGCTTTCCGATGTGCGCTTTCCCCGTGGCGGCAAGCTCGACGCCTCGGCCGGCGTTGATCTGCTTGGCGCCATCAAGGCGCAGCGTTTTGACATCCCGCTGCTCCTGATGAGCAACGAACCGGACAACGCTCGCAGAGCCAGGGAGATTCCGGCCAGTTTCGTGGACAAGAACTCCCCCAGCCTGCTCGGGGATGTGCGCGCTTTCGTTCTGGAACGTCTGGGGTTCGGTGATTTCATCTTTCGTGGTCCGGAGGGCGAGGAGATCTCCCGGGCCGGGAGTCTCTATGCGCTGGAGGAGCGGCTAAAAACCATTCCGGCCGAGGCCCTGGTTCATCATTCCCGCCACAATGATTTTTCGCGCTGGTTTTTTGCGCGTACCGAATTTGAGCTGGCCAACCGTCT
This sequence is a window from Desulfomicrobium apsheronum. Protein-coding genes within it:
- a CDS encoding alpha-E domain-containing protein — its product is MLSRVASAIYWMSRYLERAGNLARVVEVNWHLTLDLQESESGEWKSLIEASGDQSIFQERYGYYDAASVITFLSFDRDYPNSIASCLWAARENARAIREVIPYEMWNYINIFYHLVHDASTRPLQVVENPFTFCQEIKMRDFILGGIAADAMIEDEAWHFARLGRLLERCDKTSRILDVSFHHLLEGPGGTQQQGDSIHWMALLRATSAFNAFRRCRGRISPEKVADFLLFDHHFSRSILYGLTHAQASLHAITGTRLNFFTCESERLLGQLCADLSYLTIEDVFAQGLHRFTDRLQTRMNAVDARLGIEFFGYAAHGPETRMEQ
- a CDS encoding circularly permuted type 2 ATP-grasp protein, encoding MKFTGYDLGPFHDEMFSAPGVPRDGTKLLVDKIESLPEGELFRRQQQAEQALYDLGITFTVYGHEQGTEKIFPFDVVPRVIEANDWDNVEIGLKQRIFALNLFLDDIYHNQKIIKDGVIPREIIETAEGFLPACMGINPPHGIWCHVTGTDLVRDETGTFFVLEDNLRCPSGVSYVLANRSLMKRTLPEVFAASRVRPVDDYPAKLLNLLLRMAPRSDSQPCVVLLTPGIYNSAYFEHSFLALQTGIELVQNQDLVVENNFVYMRTTKGLKKVDVIYRRLNDDYLDPLVFRPESLLGVPGIMGAFRAGNVCLANAPGTGVADDKVVYAYVPEIIRYYLGEEAFIPNVPTYLCWRKEDRAFVLDNLETMVVKAANESGGYGMLVGPASTKAEREDFAGRIKARPRNYIAQPALMLSRAPVIVGDHFEGRHVDLRPYILHGGDVQVIPGGLTRVALKKGSLVVNSSQGGGSKDTWVLKH
- the gdhA gene encoding NADP-specific glutamate dehydrogenase → MEILELVKRRDPGEVEFHQAVTEVMESIEPALERNPEYRRAGIVERMVEPERAVIFRVPWVDDHGDVHVNRGFRVQMNSAIGPYKGGIRFHPSVNLGILKFLAFEQVFKNSLTTLPMGGGKGGADFDPKGKSDNEVQRFCQSFMLELFRHIGPNTDVPAGDIGVGAREVGFMFGMYKKLKNEFTGVLTGKGASWGGSLVRPEATGYGAVYFAGEMLAAQGKTLEGTRSLVSGSGNVAQYTMEKLLQLGSSPITFSDSSGYIYDEAGVTPEKLAFIKHLKNVRRGRVREYVDAYPEAVFTPADYGLGYNPLWAHKAECAFPCATQNEIGRLDAENMVAGGVRVVTEGANMPTSHEGVHIFLDNGVLFGPGKAANAGGVSVSGLEMTQNSMRLSWTRQEVDDRLKLIMKTIHKVCMDTAAVYGKPLNYVVGANIAGFVKVADAMLDQGVV
- a CDS encoding transglutaminase family protein, producing the protein MRIRVEHETSYRFSGPVFLEPHLIRLKPRQDAGQMLEDFSLKVSPDPAGQCEILDACGNAAHWLWFEGMWEELLIRTEFTARTLRDNPFDYLLHPCAFTLPLDLPALEREALLPSLGSGSPSTRGLARKFMAEAGGDSIQFLNRLNAWIYQNITIIPRLEPGIFTTETTLLHGRGACRDVSLVFMEVCRGAGIPARYVSGYQIGDPGQTERDLHAYPEVYLPGAGWRGYDPTLGLTVVGGHLALCAASEPELTAPITGTYRGNATNELLHKIHLETIPEKQTADPL
- a CDS encoding peptidase; this translates as MTFCLGITVEDGLVGLADTRITAGNEMTTAQKLSTYETQSGAVFFMTSGLRSLRDKVATYFEEALESGPPPDKLYKAVNLFADLVRRVAKEDKEYLDASGLQFNIHTIMGGQFSADATHKLFLIYPQGNWVEITSGTPYHIIGETGYGKPVLDRTLKHADSIHFALKVGCLAFDSTRISAADVDFPLDVVVYSKGSFSLIEHRFEQNDLAHISTWWQERLRAGVHALPSEWIDAIAASLSPSSRKLHSKTED